CTTGGCGGCGCGGACGAGCGCGCGGGTGCGCTCGACATCGACGCGGCCCTCAGCGGTGAGGCAACCGATGACGACGCCGGCGACGCCGAGGTCGCGCAGGGCTTCGACATCGCGCAGCATGCTCTGGAATTCCTGCTCGGAATAGAGGAAATCCCCGCCGCGCGGACGGACGATGACGTTGAAGGGAATGGTCGAGAGCTTGAGGGCTTCGCGCACCACGCCGATCGAGGGCGTCAGGCCGCCTTCGAGGAGGCTGGCGCAGAGCTCGACCCGGTCCGCCCCCGCCTTCTGCGCTGCCAGAAGGCCATCGATGCCTTCAACACACACTTCGATCCGGGGGAGTCTGGGCTTGGTCATCTCGCACACCTGGCTTCAGATTGGTCACTCGCATCTTGAATGCTAGCGCCACCCCGCCGCGCGAGGCAGGGGCTTTGGGGCGTGGCAGATATGCACGGAGGGGGCATCCGTAGTTTCCGGGAGGCCGGCGTTGAGGCCTCGGCAAGACCGGACGGCCGAAACATGGCACCAGGTCAAGCTGGGTGCACGACATGATGGCGCGGTGGCGGGCAGACGTGGAGGGCGTGGCGGCGGTGGAGTTCGCGATCCTGACGCCGGTCTTCCTGCTGATGCTGATGGGGATGCTGGCCTATGGCATCTATTTCGGCGCTGCTCATTCGGTGCAGCAGATCGCGGCGGATGCGGCGCGCACCTCGATCGCCGGGCTCAATGCCGGAGAGCGCAACAGCCTCGTCAAAGCCTTCATCGACAACAATGCGCGGGACTATGTGTTCATCGACGGGCGCAAGGTCAGCTACTGGATTGGCGACAAGCCGAGCGATGCCAGCCAATACATGGTGACGGTACGCTACGACGCCTCGGACCTGCCGATCTGGAACCTGGGCATCCCCCTGCCCTCGCCCGGCAAGGTCATCGGCTTCACCTCGGTGATCCGCAAAGGGGGAATCTGATGCGGCTGCTCGCGGCATTCCTGCGGGACGAGCGGGCCTCGATGGCGGTGATGTTCGCCGGCGCGCTGATCCTTGGCGCCATAGCCTGCGCCTTCGCGATCGATGAAGGCTCGCTCTACTACGAGCGGCGCGTGATGCAATCGGGCGCGGACCTGGCGGCGCTGCAGGCAGCGCGCGATCCCTCCAATGCGACAAGCATCGCCCGCGGGGCGCTGATCGAGGCGGGATTGATCACGGGGATCGAGACCGGGCTCAACGATCCGCTTTCGCCCAGGAGCATGATGGTCGAGGCCGGGCAATATGTGGCCGACGCCAGCCAGCCGGCGGCGCAGCGGTTCAAGCCAGGGCTGACGCCTTACAACGCGGTGCGGGTGCGCTACCGGCAGCGCGGGGGCCTCTATTTCGCGCGGCTCTGGAGCGAGCCCCCGATGATGAGCGTGGAGGCTGTGGCGACGACGACGCCGGAGGTGGCGTTTTCGGTAGGCTCGCGCCTGCTCAGCCTCAAGGACGGCGTGGCCAATGCGCTGCTTAACGGCCTGCTGGGCACCAATATCAATATCGCGGCGGCCTCCTACAATGCGCTGCTCAATGCCAGGGTCAGTGCCTTCAGCTTTCTCGATGCGCTGGCGAGCGAGCTCAATATCACCGCGGGCACCTATGCCGACGTGCTCAGGGCCAAGGCCGACCACGGCGTCATCGCCAGGGCGCTGGCGGCGACGCTCAACGGCACCGAGAAGACGGCGATGCAGACGATAGCGGCGGCGGCCGGGCACAACGGCAAGGTCGAGATCGGCAAGCTCTTCGATCTCGGGCGCTATGCGAACCTGGCGCTGGGCACGGGGGAGACCGGGATTTTCACCAAGGTCTCGGCGCTCGAAATGCTCTCGGTGAGCGCGGCGCTGAGCGATGGCACGCACCAGGTGGCGCTCAATGCCGGGATCAGCGTACCGGGACTGGTGGGAGCGAATGTGAAGCTCGCCGTAGGTGAGCCGCCGCAAAGCGGGAGCTGGTACGCGATCGGGCCTGCCGGGACAATCGTGCGGACGGCGCAGGTGCGGCTCAAGGTCAACGTGAAGATGTCGCTCGATATCCTCAACCTGGGGCTGGTGGCCTCGGTGCTCAGCCTATTGGGCATCCAGCACGTGTTCGACGTCGATGTGCCCATCTATGTGGAAGTGGCCAATGCCGAGGCGCAGGCAGTGGCGGCGACGTGCCCGGCGGGCAATGCCACGAGCGGCACGGCCACCATCGCGGTGCGGCCGGGCGCGGCGCGGATCGTGCTGGGCGAGGTGAGCGATGCCGCCATGGCCAATTTCGGGGCGTTCCCCGCCGTGGGCGAAGCCAGGCTCATCAAT
The sequence above is a segment of the Paradevosia shaoguanensis genome. Coding sequences within it:
- a CDS encoding TadE/TadG family type IV pilus assembly protein translates to MMARWRADVEGVAAVEFAILTPVFLLMLMGMLAYGIYFGAAHSVQQIAADAARTSIAGLNAGERNSLVKAFIDNNARDYVFIDGRKVSYWIGDKPSDASQYMVTVRYDASDLPIWNLGIPLPSPGKVIGFTSVIRKGGI
- a CDS encoding TadG family pilus assembly protein, with protein sequence MRLLAAFLRDERASMAVMFAGALILGAIACAFAIDEGSLYYERRVMQSGADLAALQAARDPSNATSIARGALIEAGLITGIETGLNDPLSPRSMMVEAGQYVADASQPAAQRFKPGLTPYNAVRVRYRQRGGLYFARLWSEPPMMSVEAVATTTPEVAFSVGSRLLSLKDGVANALLNGLLGTNINIAAASYNALLNARVSAFSFLDALASELNITAGTYADVLRAKADHGVIARALAATLNGTEKTAMQTIAAAAGHNGKVEIGKLFDLGRYANLALGTGETGIFTKVSALEMLSVSAALSDGTHQVALNAGISVPGLVGANVKLAVGEPPQSGSWYAIGPAGTIVRTAQVRLKVNVKMSLDILNLGLVASVLSLLGIQHVFDVDVPIYVEVANAEAQAVAATCPAGNATSGTATIAVRPGAARIVLGEVSDAAMANFGAFPAVGEARLINVLGVLTATGSAHVQVAQMQPKLVTFSSAEIAAGTIKSVSTTTIAQSLMTSLLSTLTLDVKVLGLLGGLLSNVLAATGLTNLLSPLGAALDPVLSGLLSTLGVKVGEADVRVYGVRCAPPVLVG